One Mycolicibacterium pulveris genomic region harbors:
- a CDS encoding NAD(P)H-hydrate dehydratase, giving the protein MRYYYSADVIRAAEAPLLASLPDGALMRRAAYGLSVAIARELGQLTGGVAGRSICAVVGSGDNGGDALWAATFLRRRGATVSAVLMNPDRTHAKALAAFISAGGQIVQSVPVTTDLVIDGIVGISGSGPLRPRAAEVFAAVDAAGIPVVAVDTPSGIDVHTGATEGAHVTAKLTVTFGGLKPVHALADCGRVELVDIGLDLAPSDMFEVEAADVKARWPVPRPTDDKYTQGVTGVLAGSATYPGAAVLCAGAAVAATSGMVRYAGSAVQQVLSHWPEVIAAPSAGASGRVQSWVVGPGLGTDDAGASAVWFALQTDLPVIVDADALTILAAHPELVADRAAPTVLTPHAGEFARLAGSPPGQDRVGATRRLADRFGATVLLKGHVTVIVEPGGPVCLSPAHQSWAATAGSGDVLSGMIGALLAAGLPAGEAAAAAAFVHSRAANLSALDPGPQAAPTSASRILAHIRSAIASL; this is encoded by the coding sequence ATGCGGTACTACTACTCGGCTGATGTGATCCGCGCGGCCGAAGCCCCGCTATTGGCGTCCCTGCCCGACGGTGCCCTGATGCGCCGCGCCGCCTACGGCCTGTCCGTCGCGATCGCGCGCGAGCTCGGCCAGCTCACCGGAGGCGTTGCCGGGCGAAGCATCTGCGCGGTCGTCGGCTCCGGCGACAACGGCGGCGATGCGCTGTGGGCCGCGACCTTCCTGCGCCGCCGCGGTGCGACCGTGTCCGCGGTGCTGATGAACCCCGATCGCACCCATGCCAAGGCGCTGGCGGCGTTCATCAGCGCGGGCGGGCAGATCGTGCAAAGCGTTCCGGTGACAACCGATCTGGTGATCGACGGCATCGTGGGCATCTCCGGGTCCGGACCGTTGCGCCCCAGGGCCGCGGAGGTGTTCGCCGCCGTCGACGCCGCGGGCATCCCGGTCGTCGCCGTGGACACCCCCAGCGGCATCGACGTCCACACCGGAGCCACCGAGGGTGCGCATGTCACCGCCAAGCTGACCGTCACCTTCGGCGGCCTCAAACCCGTTCATGCGCTGGCCGATTGCGGCCGCGTCGAGCTCGTCGACATCGGCCTGGATCTGGCGCCTTCGGACATGTTCGAGGTGGAGGCAGCCGACGTCAAGGCGCGCTGGCCGGTGCCCCGGCCCACCGACGACAAGTACACCCAGGGCGTCACCGGTGTGCTGGCCGGGTCGGCGACGTATCCCGGTGCCGCGGTGCTTTGCGCGGGCGCCGCGGTGGCAGCCACGTCGGGCATGGTGCGATATGCAGGAAGCGCTGTGCAACAGGTGCTTTCGCACTGGCCGGAAGTGATCGCCGCGCCGAGCGCAGGCGCATCCGGTCGAGTGCAGTCGTGGGTGGTCGGCCCCGGGCTGGGTACCGACGACGCCGGCGCCTCCGCCGTGTGGTTCGCCTTGCAGACCGACCTGCCGGTGATCGTCGACGCCGACGCGCTCACCATCCTGGCCGCGCATCCCGAGCTCGTCGCCGACCGCGCCGCTCCCACCGTGTTGACCCCGCACGCAGGTGAATTCGCGCGGCTGGCCGGTTCACCGCCGGGCCAGGACCGCGTCGGCGCCACCCGCAGGCTGGCCGACCGGTTCGGCGCCACCGTGCTGCTCAAGGGCCACGTCACCGTCATCGTCGAACCCGGCGGCCCGGTCTGCCTCAGCCCCGCCCATCAATCATGGGCTGCCACAGCAGGATCCGGTGACGTGCTGTCGGGCATGATCGGCGCCCTGCTCGCGGCGGGCCTGCCCGCCGGGGAAGCCGCCGCCGCCGCGGCGTTCGTCCACAGCCGCGCGGCGAACCTGTCCGCGCTCGACCCGGGGCCGCAGGCCGCCCCCACCTCAGCGTCGCGAATCCTCGCGCACATCCGCAGTGCCATCGCCAGTTTGTAG
- a CDS encoding alpha/beta fold hydrolase, producing MPGRVGDFKHDRARAHFHDVYRKAMADLPPVSQTHDVPTRFGTVRIYRFDGPAEGTPVMVLPGRNASTPMWRANIPGLLAHRPVLGVDLLGEAGMSVQRKPITGPDDEAQWLDDALGALNLDRVHLMGVSIGGWTVVNYAVRRPGRAASLVVLDPVFTFAPIAAKAVLASPALFLPGVPDRLRRRVLSWISGGAEVDGSLPEAALISAGSTDYVIRKAMPKLITDEQLRSLTIPVLTLIGGRSVMHDADRAAARARNLLPRGQVEVWPDASHAINGEYAAQIADRAGTFWAHIDRRN from the coding sequence GTGCCGGGCCGGGTCGGGGACTTCAAGCACGACCGGGCCCGCGCCCACTTCCACGACGTTTATCGAAAGGCGATGGCCGACTTGCCGCCGGTCAGCCAAACCCACGACGTGCCAACACGATTCGGCACCGTGCGGATCTACCGGTTCGACGGCCCGGCCGAGGGAACGCCGGTCATGGTGCTGCCGGGGCGCAACGCGTCGACGCCGATGTGGCGGGCCAACATCCCCGGGCTGCTGGCGCATCGGCCCGTGCTCGGGGTCGACTTGCTCGGCGAGGCCGGAATGTCCGTGCAGCGCAAGCCGATCACCGGACCCGACGATGAGGCGCAGTGGCTTGACGACGCGCTCGGTGCGCTGAACCTGGACCGCGTGCACCTCATGGGCGTGTCGATCGGCGGCTGGACCGTGGTCAACTATGCGGTACGCCGGCCAGGACGTGCCGCGTCGCTGGTGGTGCTCGATCCGGTGTTCACGTTCGCCCCGATCGCCGCCAAGGCGGTGCTGGCCTCGCCCGCGCTGTTCCTGCCCGGGGTTCCCGACCGTCTGCGCAGGCGAGTGCTCAGCTGGATCTCCGGCGGCGCCGAGGTCGACGGCTCGCTGCCGGAGGCCGCACTGATCTCCGCCGGCTCCACCGATTACGTGATACGCAAGGCGATGCCCAAACTCATCACCGACGAGCAGTTGCGCTCGCTCACCATCCCGGTGTTGACGCTCATCGGCGGCCGCAGCGTGATGCACGACGCCGACCGCGCGGCGGCGCGGGCGCGAAACCTGTTGCCGCGCGGACAGGTCGAAGTGTGGCCCGACGCCTCCCACGCCATCAACGGCGAGTACGCGGCCCAGATCGCCGACCGTGCGGGCACGTTCTGGGCTCACATCGACCGCAGGAACTGA
- the glmS gene encoding glutamine--fructose-6-phosphate transaminase (isomerizing) has protein sequence MCGIVGYVGQRPACDIVVDSLRRMEYRGYDSSGVALLDGRGGLTVRRRAGRLANLEAELIATDAASLAGSTGLGHTRWATHGRPTDRNAHPHRDSTGKFAVVHNGIIENYATLRAELEQTGVEFASDTDTEVAVHLVSWQYRHGPTAGDFPASALAVLRRLEGHFTLVFANADDPGAIVAARRSTPLVVGVGDGEMFVGSDVAAFIEHTRDAVELGQDQAVVVTADGYRITDFNGADDGASARSFHIDWDISAAEKGGYEYFMLKEIAEQPAAVSDTLLGHFADGRIVLDEQRLSDQELREIDKVFVVACGTAFHSGLLAKYAIEHWTRLPVEAELASEFRYRDPVLDRHTLVVAISQSGETADTLEAVRHAKEQKAKVLAICNTNGSQIPRECDAVLYTRAGPEIGVASTKTFLAQIAANYLVGLALAQARGTKYPDEVEREYRELEAMPDLVARVLDVMEPVRELAHKFAQSHTVLFLGRHVGYPVALEGALKLKELAYMHAEGFAAGELKHGPIALIEDDLPVIVVMPSPKNAPMLHAKLLSNIREIQARGAITIVIAEEGDDTIQPYADHLIEIPTVSTLYQPLLSTIPLQVFAAGVAQARGYDVDKPRNLAKSVTVE, from the coding sequence ATGTGCGGAATCGTCGGCTACGTGGGGCAACGACCTGCCTGCGACATCGTCGTCGACTCGCTCCGCCGGATGGAGTATCGCGGATACGACTCGTCGGGGGTCGCTCTTCTCGACGGTCGAGGCGGTCTCACCGTGCGTCGGCGGGCGGGCCGGCTGGCCAACCTGGAGGCCGAGCTCATCGCCACCGACGCGGCTAGCCTGGCGGGCAGCACCGGGCTCGGCCACACCCGCTGGGCCACCCATGGCCGGCCCACCGACCGCAACGCCCATCCGCACCGCGACAGCACCGGCAAGTTCGCCGTCGTGCACAACGGCATCATCGAGAACTACGCCACACTTCGGGCCGAGCTCGAGCAGACCGGGGTGGAGTTCGCCAGCGACACCGACACCGAGGTCGCGGTGCACCTAGTGTCCTGGCAGTACCGGCACGGGCCCACGGCGGGCGACTTCCCGGCGTCCGCGCTGGCGGTGCTGCGCCGACTCGAGGGCCACTTCACGCTGGTGTTCGCCAACGCCGACGACCCGGGCGCGATCGTGGCCGCACGACGCTCGACCCCGTTGGTGGTGGGCGTTGGCGACGGTGAGATGTTCGTCGGCTCGGACGTGGCGGCGTTCATCGAGCACACCCGCGATGCCGTCGAGCTGGGCCAGGACCAGGCGGTGGTGGTCACCGCGGACGGATACCGCATCACCGACTTCAACGGCGCCGACGACGGCGCGAGTGCCCGGTCCTTCCATATCGATTGGGACATCTCGGCCGCCGAAAAGGGCGGCTACGAGTACTTCATGCTCAAGGAGATCGCCGAGCAACCCGCCGCCGTCTCCGACACGTTGCTCGGCCATTTCGCCGACGGCCGTATCGTGCTCGACGAGCAACGGCTCTCCGATCAGGAGCTCCGCGAGATCGACAAGGTCTTCGTGGTGGCCTGCGGCACCGCGTTCCACTCGGGGCTGCTCGCCAAGTACGCGATCGAGCATTGGACGCGGCTGCCCGTCGAGGCCGAGCTGGCCAGTGAATTCCGGTACCGCGACCCGGTTTTGGACCGGCACACCCTCGTCGTGGCGATCTCGCAGTCCGGTGAGACCGCCGACACGCTCGAGGCGGTGCGCCATGCCAAGGAGCAGAAGGCCAAGGTGCTGGCCATCTGTAACACCAACGGCAGCCAGATCCCCCGGGAATGCGACGCGGTGCTCTACACCCGTGCCGGACCGGAGATCGGGGTGGCGTCCACCAAGACGTTCCTCGCGCAGATCGCCGCCAACTACCTTGTCGGCCTGGCACTTGCGCAGGCCCGCGGCACCAAGTATCCCGACGAGGTGGAGCGCGAGTACCGCGAGCTGGAGGCCATGCCCGACCTGGTGGCCAGGGTGCTGGACGTCATGGAGCCGGTGCGTGAACTCGCGCACAAGTTCGCACAGTCGCACACCGTGCTGTTCCTCGGCCGCCACGTCGGTTATCCCGTGGCCCTCGAAGGTGCGCTCAAGCTCAAGGAACTCGCGTACATGCACGCCGAGGGCTTCGCCGCAGGCGAGCTCAAGCACGGCCCCATCGCGCTGATCGAAGACGACCTACCGGTCATCGTGGTGATGCCGTCGCCGAAGAACGCGCCGATGCTGCACGCCAAGCTGTTGTCCAACATCCGCGAGATCCAGGCGCGCGGCGCGATCACCATCGTGATCGCCGAGGAAGGCGACGACACGATCCAGCCGTACGCCGACCACCTGATCGAGATACCGACGGTGTCGACGCTGTATCAGCCGCTGCTGTCGACCATCCCGCTGCAGGTCTTCGCCGCCGGCGTCGCGCAGGCCCGCGGCTACGACGTCGACAAGCCCCGCAACCTGGCCAAGTCGGTCACCGTCGAATAG
- a CDS encoding dienelactone hydrolase family protein: protein MASTKKLFTALTRRGPHRVLRGDLAFAGLPGVVFTPESGKNLPGVAFGHDWVAKADRYHGTLEHLASWGIVAAAPDTETGLAPSVLNLAFDLGTALDIITGVRLGPGKISVHPTKLGVVGHGFGGSAAVFTAAGMPAGPNAPKAVVAAFPSVTRPAAEEPAATLKVPGLVLTAPGDPMTLRSNAVELSRVWKTATLRTVNKAKAGGLIEGRRLARAVGLPGADRSTQKVVRALMTGYLLHLLTGDKTYRDFADPAAALPKAPAVDPFAEDPVDLENKVIALLKP, encoded by the coding sequence GTGGCCAGCACGAAGAAGCTCTTCACCGCGTTGACCCGCCGCGGCCCGCACCGTGTTTTACGCGGTGACCTGGCATTTGCCGGTCTTCCCGGCGTGGTGTTCACCCCGGAGTCGGGGAAGAACCTCCCGGGGGTGGCGTTCGGTCACGATTGGGTGGCAAAAGCCGACCGCTATCACGGCACGTTGGAGCATCTGGCGTCGTGGGGCATCGTCGCGGCGGCTCCCGACACGGAGACGGGACTGGCCCCGTCGGTCCTCAACCTGGCCTTCGACCTGGGCACCGCGCTGGACATCATCACCGGCGTACGGCTGGGGCCAGGCAAGATCAGCGTGCACCCGACCAAGCTGGGGGTCGTCGGTCACGGTTTCGGCGGGTCGGCAGCGGTGTTCACGGCGGCGGGGATGCCGGCCGGACCGAACGCCCCGAAGGCCGTCGTCGCGGCGTTTCCCAGCGTGACCAGGCCGGCGGCAGAAGAGCCCGCGGCCACATTGAAAGTGCCCGGCCTGGTGCTGACCGCCCCGGGTGACCCGATGACCCTGCGGTCCAACGCGGTGGAACTGAGCCGGGTGTGGAAGACGGCCACGCTGCGGACGGTGAACAAGGCCAAGGCGGGCGGGCTGATCGAAGGCCGCCGACTGGCCCGTGCGGTGGGGCTGCCCGGCGCCGATCGCAGCACCCAGAAGGTGGTGCGGGCGTTGATGACGGGCTATCTGCTGCACCTACTGACCGGCGACAAGACCTACCGCGACTTCGCCGACCCGGCAGCGGCGCTACCCAAGGCCCCGGCGGTCGACCCGTTCGCCGAGGATCCGGTGGATCTGGAGAACAAGGTCATCGCGCTGTTGAAACCCTAG